In Micromonospora sp. LH3U1, one genomic interval encodes:
- a CDS encoding CBS domain-containing protein, with the protein MQVRDAMSSQVLVVGPEHTLRQAARMMSARGVGSAVVIDPDSEGVGIMTERDVLKAIGAGLDCDVERTGAHLTWDVVYAGPEWTVAEAAAAMARGGFRHLVVLDGREVAGVISVRDIMRVWSENQAAIAAS; encoded by the coding sequence ATGCAGGTACGGGATGCGATGTCCAGCCAGGTCCTCGTCGTCGGTCCGGAGCACACGCTCCGTCAGGCGGCCCGGATGATGTCGGCCCGCGGTGTCGGGTCGGCGGTCGTGATCGACCCGGATTCCGAGGGCGTCGGGATCATGACCGAACGTGACGTGTTGAAGGCCATTGGCGCCGGCCTGGACTGCGACGTGGAACGCACCGGTGCCCACCTGACCTGGGACGTGGTCTACGCGGGGCCGGAGTGGACGGTGGCCGAGGCTGCCGCCGCGATGGCGCGGGGTGGGTTCCGGCACCTGGTGGTGCTGGACGGCCGCGAGGTGGCCGGGGTGATCTCTGTCCGGGACATCATGCGGGTCTGGTCGGAGAACCAGGCCGCCATCGCCGCGTCGTGA
- a CDS encoding iron-containing alcohol dehydrogenase family protein → MPLLARSVLTPLHIDVRRGAVADLGAILADGRISAGGDVAVVVGPGQGAQIAEMIRPSLRTADVFTVAGGTLDAADDLGGKLRARSYDAVVGIGGGKTIDVAKYAATRRGLPMVSVATSLANDGIASPVASLITDGLKGSYGVHIPIAVIVDLDFVESGPDRHNRAGIGDVISNISALADWELARRVRVEPFDGLAASLSRAGAEAVLNHPGDMADDAFVTVLAEALISSGLAMAIEGTSRPCSGGCHEIMHAIDALFPGTASHGELAGLGALFCTWLRGDLRRFGEMSACLARHGLPRLPAEVALTDDQFVEAVQFAPRTRPDRYTILEHLALSPTETRERLADYAGAIRDQLG, encoded by the coding sequence GTGCCGCTACTAGCGCGGAGCGTCCTGACCCCGCTGCACATCGACGTGCGCCGGGGTGCGGTCGCCGACCTCGGCGCGATCCTGGCTGACGGGCGGATCTCCGCCGGCGGTGACGTCGCGGTGGTGGTCGGCCCAGGTCAGGGTGCCCAGATCGCGGAGATGATCCGGCCGTCGCTGCGGACGGCCGACGTGTTCACCGTCGCCGGGGGCACCCTGGACGCCGCCGACGACCTCGGCGGCAAACTCCGCGCCCGGTCGTACGACGCGGTGGTCGGCATCGGTGGCGGCAAGACCATCGACGTGGCCAAGTACGCGGCGACCCGCCGGGGTCTCCCGATGGTGTCGGTCGCGACGAGCCTCGCCAACGACGGGATCGCCTCCCCGGTGGCCAGCCTCATCACCGATGGGCTCAAGGGCTCCTACGGGGTGCACATCCCGATCGCGGTGATCGTCGACCTGGACTTCGTGGAGAGCGGCCCGGACCGGCACAACCGGGCCGGCATCGGCGACGTGATCAGCAACATCAGCGCGCTGGCCGACTGGGAGCTGGCCCGCCGGGTACGCGTCGAGCCGTTCGACGGGCTGGCCGCCTCGCTCTCCCGGGCGGGCGCCGAAGCGGTGCTCAACCACCCGGGCGACATGGCCGACGACGCCTTCGTCACCGTGCTGGCCGAAGCGCTGATCTCCAGCGGCCTGGCCATGGCGATCGAGGGGACCAGCCGCCCGTGCAGTGGCGGCTGCCACGAGATCATGCACGCCATCGACGCGCTCTTCCCCGGCACCGCCTCGCACGGCGAGCTGGCCGGGCTGGGTGCGCTGTTCTGCACCTGGCTGCGCGGGGACCTGCGCCGCTTCGGGGAGATGTCGGCCTGCCTGGCCCGGCACGGTCTGCCCCGGCTCCCCGCCGAGGTGGCGCTCACCGACGACCAGTTCGTGGAGGCGGTCCAGTTCGCGCCACGTACCCGACCGGACCGGTACACCATCCTCGAGCACCTGGCGCTGTCGCCTACCGAGACGCGGGAGCGGCTGGCAGACTACGCCGGTGCAATCCGCGACCAGCTTGGCTGA
- a CDS encoding phosphocholine cytidylyltransferase family protein → MIGMVLAAGAGRRLRPYTDTLPKALVPVDGETTILDIALGNLAEVGLTDIVIVVGYAADAVRERQADLEKRYGVTLTLVHNDKAEEWNNAYSLWLAREYFARGVLLVNGDTVHPVSVEKTLLAERGPGILLAVDTLKPLADEEMKTTFDAAGQLTRITKLMDPGEAYGEYIGATLIEPQVADALADALEATWRRDPNLYYEDGYQEFSDRGGEVRAAPIGDVPWVEVDNHADLARAREIACRY, encoded by the coding sequence ATGATCGGAATGGTGCTCGCGGCCGGAGCAGGACGCCGGCTGCGCCCGTACACCGACACCCTGCCGAAGGCGTTGGTGCCGGTGGACGGTGAGACCACGATCCTGGACATCGCGCTGGGCAACCTCGCCGAGGTCGGGCTCACCGACATCGTGATCGTGGTCGGCTACGCGGCGGACGCGGTCCGCGAGCGGCAGGCCGACCTGGAGAAGCGGTACGGGGTCACGCTCACCCTGGTGCACAACGACAAGGCCGAGGAGTGGAACAACGCCTACTCGCTCTGGCTGGCCCGGGAGTACTTCGCGCGCGGGGTGCTGCTGGTCAACGGGGACACCGTGCACCCGGTGAGCGTGGAGAAGACCCTGCTCGCCGAGCGTGGGCCGGGCATCCTGCTCGCCGTGGACACGCTCAAGCCGCTGGCCGACGAGGAGATGAAGACCACCTTCGACGCCGCCGGCCAGCTCACCCGGATCACCAAGCTGATGGACCCGGGCGAGGCGTACGGGGAGTACATCGGCGCGACGCTGATCGAGCCGCAGGTCGCCGACGCCCTCGCCGACGCGCTGGAGGCGACCTGGCGGCGCGACCCGAACCTGTACTACGAGGACGGCTACCAGGAGTTCTCCGACCGGGGCGGGGAGGTGCGGGCGGCGCCGATCGGTGACGTCCCGTGGGTCGAGGTCGACAATCACGCCGACCTGGCCCGCGCGCGGGAGATCGCGTGCCGCTACTAG
- a CDS encoding aminotransferase-like domain-containing protein, translated as MTAEQLISFARGAPSLDIVDVEGLKAAAVRAFDADPAGVTAYGTSVGYLPLRKWIAEKHGVEANQVLITNGSLQADAFLFDHLVRPGDAVVVERPTYDRTLLNLQRMGSELHGISVQPDGLDTAELRKLLESGVRPRLAHVIPNYQNPAGMTLSLEKRRELLDLAAEYEFTIFEDDPYADIRFRGDALPSMLSLDTRNVVVHASSFTKTVCPGVRVGYLVGPADLIADIAKNATSLYISPGMVSQAIVHQFCVSGDIDRSIETVRAALGERARVLAESLRRHLPQARFVEPDGGYFLWVEFPEDVLVDRLAPAATERGVAVVKGSDFVLDGGQHALRLAFSAVTADRIDEGVRRLAEAVEAVRS; from the coding sequence ATGACCGCCGAGCAGTTGATCTCCTTTGCCCGTGGCGCTCCCTCGCTGGACATCGTCGATGTCGAGGGGCTCAAGGCCGCCGCCGTCCGCGCCTTCGACGCCGACCCTGCGGGGGTCACGGCGTACGGCACCTCCGTCGGTTACCTTCCGCTGCGAAAGTGGATCGCCGAGAAGCACGGGGTCGAAGCCAACCAGGTGCTGATCACCAACGGGTCGCTCCAGGCCGACGCGTTCCTCTTCGACCACCTGGTCCGACCCGGCGACGCCGTGGTGGTGGAACGCCCGACGTACGACCGGACGCTGCTCAACCTTCAGCGGATGGGCAGTGAGCTGCACGGCATCTCGGTCCAGCCGGATGGCCTGGACACCGCCGAGCTGCGCAAGCTGCTGGAGTCCGGGGTTCGACCCCGGCTCGCCCACGTCATCCCGAACTATCAGAACCCGGCCGGCATGACGCTCTCCCTGGAGAAGCGTCGGGAGCTGCTCGACCTGGCCGCCGAGTACGAGTTCACGATCTTCGAGGACGACCCGTACGCGGACATCCGCTTCCGTGGTGACGCACTGCCGTCGATGCTCTCGCTGGACACCCGCAACGTGGTGGTGCACGCGTCGAGCTTCACCAAGACGGTCTGCCCGGGTGTGCGGGTCGGTTACCTGGTCGGCCCGGCGGACCTGATCGCCGACATCGCCAAGAACGCGACCAGCCTCTACATCTCGCCCGGGATGGTGTCCCAGGCGATCGTGCACCAGTTCTGCGTCTCCGGTGACATCGACCGTTCGATCGAGACCGTACGCGCGGCGCTGGGCGAGCGAGCCCGGGTGCTCGCCGAGTCGCTGCGCCGGCACCTGCCGCAGGCCCGGTTCGTGGAGCCCGACGGTGGCTACTTCCTCTGGGTGGAGTTCCCGGAGGACGTCCTGGTGGACCGGCTCGCCCCGGCGGCGACCGAGCGCGGCGTCGCCGTGGTCAAGGGCAGCGACTTCGTGCTGGATGGTGGGCAGCACGCCCTTCGACTTGCCTTCTCGGCGGTGACCGCCGACCGGATCGACGAGGGCGTTCGCCGCCTCGCGGAGGCCGTCGAAGCCGTACGCAGCTGA
- a CDS encoding sugar transferase, protein MGEVTASLQRPVSNEGRSRLVRHVDSFEIQPPTPPSHNGVPRSAWTRARRRVSRWHRPYIAILLLLDFGAAAFASWIAIQLFDQAASGFSGTKQDPTWFHTISYLLLPLGWVVILWSNRAYDRRYLGLGPDEFKRVIRASVTVAASVSFLAFSTVTQLSRFTVGTALVGATLLILWGRFVARWALHYIRRRAGQAAHRMVLVGTLPECLEVYAAVTRSPAAGLMPVAIHITDGYAAARGMPTPVPVYAGRDVLALVREVGGDTIAVCGSASAEPGELRRLAWQLEGSGVDLVVAPQLTDIAGPRVHIRPIEGLPLLHVEEPTLSGPALLAKNLMDRVAAGLGLLLLVPLFLGIAVAIGISDRGPVFFRQPRVGHEGRTFRVWKFRTMYVDAEDRLASLVDRNETDGMLFKMKEDPRVFPVGRFLRATSLDELPQLINVLWGEMSLVGPRPLPADDGDFLGDVRRRLLVRPGMTGLWQVSGRSDLSWDESVRLDLYYVDNWSLAYDLSILWRTVGVVLARKGAY, encoded by the coding sequence ATGGGTGAGGTGACGGCAAGCCTCCAGCGCCCGGTATCCAACGAAGGCCGGAGCAGACTCGTGCGGCACGTCGACAGCTTCGAGATCCAGCCGCCGACGCCGCCGTCACACAACGGCGTCCCTCGGTCGGCGTGGACCCGGGCGCGACGTCGTGTCTCCCGCTGGCACCGCCCCTACATCGCGATCCTGCTGCTGCTGGACTTCGGCGCGGCCGCGTTCGCCAGCTGGATCGCGATCCAGCTCTTCGACCAGGCTGCCTCCGGGTTCTCCGGCACGAAGCAGGACCCGACCTGGTTCCACACCATCTCCTACCTGCTGCTCCCGCTCGGCTGGGTGGTCATCCTCTGGAGCAACCGGGCGTACGACCGGCGCTATCTGGGTCTTGGCCCGGACGAGTTCAAGCGGGTGATCCGGGCCTCGGTGACGGTGGCCGCGAGCGTCTCCTTCCTCGCCTTCTCCACCGTGACCCAGCTGTCCCGGTTCACCGTGGGCACCGCGCTGGTCGGTGCGACGCTGCTGATCCTCTGGGGTCGGTTCGTGGCCCGCTGGGCACTGCACTACATCCGTCGGCGGGCCGGTCAGGCCGCCCACCGGATGGTGCTGGTCGGCACCCTGCCCGAGTGCCTGGAGGTCTACGCGGCTGTCACCCGCAGCCCGGCCGCCGGGCTGATGCCCGTCGCCATCCACATCACCGACGGGTACGCGGCGGCCCGCGGGATGCCGACCCCGGTTCCGGTGTACGCCGGACGCGACGTTCTGGCCCTGGTTCGTGAGGTCGGTGGCGACACCATCGCCGTCTGCGGGTCGGCCAGCGCGGAGCCGGGCGAGCTGCGCCGGCTGGCCTGGCAACTGGAGGGCTCCGGCGTCGACCTGGTGGTCGCCCCGCAGCTCACCGACATCGCCGGCCCTCGGGTGCACATCCGACCGATCGAGGGTCTGCCGCTGCTGCACGTCGAGGAGCCGACCCTCTCCGGGCCGGCGCTGCTGGCCAAGAATCTGATGGACCGGGTCGCCGCCGGCCTCGGCCTGCTGCTGCTGGTCCCTCTCTTCCTGGGCATCGCCGTGGCGATCGGGATCTCCGACCGTGGGCCGGTCTTCTTCCGCCAACCCCGGGTGGGGCACGAGGGGCGCACGTTCCGGGTGTGGAAGTTCCGGACCATGTACGTCGACGCCGAGGATCGGTTGGCCAGCCTGGTCGACCGGAACGAGACCGACGGCATGCTGTTCAAGATGAAGGAGGACCCCCGGGTCTTCCCCGTCGGTCGCTTCCTCCGGGCCACGTCGTTGGACGAGCTGCCGCAGCTGATCAACGTGCTCTGGGGTGAGATGTCGCTGGTCGGGCCCCGCCCGCTGCCGGCCGACGACGGCGACTTCCTGGGTGATGTGCGGCGGCGGCTGCTGGTCCGCCCCGGCATGACCGGCCTGTGGCAGGTCTCCGGCCGCTCCGACCTGTCCTGGGACGAGTCGGTCCGACTGGACCTCTACTACGTCGACAACTGGTCGCTCGCGTACGACCTGAGCATCCTGTGGCGCACCGTCGGGGTGGTGCTCGCCCGCAAGGGTGCGTACTAG
- a CDS encoding NUDIX hydrolase produces the protein MSTEPLRCAGALIVDHDGRIFFQRRSPHRRLFPDCWDIVGGHLEPGEEIDEALRREITEETGWFLSHVLGQVGEYSYVGDDGLARIEYDFLVRVDGDLDRPTLEAGKHTEYRWLAEHEVTVLDEHRDVNDGLIRRIAEEGFAVLRSIGL, from the coding sequence GTGTCCACCGAGCCCCTGCGCTGCGCCGGCGCGCTGATCGTCGACCATGACGGCCGTATCTTCTTCCAGCGCCGCTCACCGCACCGGCGCCTCTTTCCCGACTGTTGGGACATTGTCGGCGGCCATCTGGAGCCCGGCGAGGAGATCGACGAGGCGCTCCGCCGGGAGATCACCGAGGAGACCGGCTGGTTCCTCTCACACGTCCTCGGCCAGGTGGGCGAGTACAGCTACGTGGGCGACGACGGCCTGGCCCGGATCGAGTACGACTTCCTGGTCCGCGTCGACGGTGACCTCGACCGCCCGACGCTGGAGGCCGGCAAGCACACCGAGTACCGCTGGCTGGCCGAACACGAGGTGACCGTGCTGGACGAGCACCGCGACGTCAACGACGGGCTGATCCGGCGGATCGCGGAGGAGGGCTTCGCCGTCCTGCGGTCGATCGGTCTGTGA
- a CDS encoding ester cyclase, whose translation MRDAERLVEQQYAMLLRRDVARLPDLYAPEAFYAMPGVTVRPIELPALLRTWTGAFPDLRVDPLGAVRTGGGAAVELRLTGTHSGTLHSPYGTVAPTGRVVSWEVADVVRARKGRITAWRSYFDWSRLLDALGVQLEGLSRAAHHDALALPV comes from the coding sequence ATGCGCGACGCGGAGCGACTGGTCGAGCAGCAGTACGCCATGCTCCTGCGTCGGGACGTGGCCCGCCTGCCGGATCTCTATGCCCCGGAGGCGTTCTACGCCATGCCGGGCGTGACGGTGCGCCCGATCGAGCTGCCCGCGCTCCTGCGGACCTGGACCGGCGCGTTCCCCGACCTGCGGGTCGACCCGCTTGGCGCGGTCCGCACCGGAGGTGGCGCGGCCGTCGAGCTGCGCCTGACCGGCACCCACAGCGGCACGTTGCATTCGCCGTACGGCACCGTCGCGCCCACCGGCCGGGTGGTGAGCTGGGAGGTGGCCGACGTGGTCCGGGCCCGCAAGGGTCGGATCACCGCTTGGCGCTCCTACTTCGACTGGAGCCGGCTCCTCGATGCGCTCGGCGTGCAGCTGGAGGGACTTTCCCGGGCGGCGCACCACGACGCGCTCGCCCTTCCGGTCTGA
- a CDS encoding CDP-alcohol phosphatidyltransferase family protein: MQSATSLADPRPTVADFHRVNRGGGLFSESISQWLGAVFALVAQRLGLRPTALTITNLVLGLATSVTVVALAGPVAAGDVPAWVVGLLALVGWQVAYSLDCADGQLARVTGQGSAAGARVDVLCDVAAQIALVAALAATAVAQEPSTPTWLVATFAGTWMVNLVTSVMQSGPNAASMVTSTSLPVRLAKLVRDYGAVIFVAAVVLAVAPALVLWVLVAFTIVNGGFLLASIAFSARASLR; this comes from the coding sequence GTGCAATCCGCGACCAGCTTGGCTGACCCCCGTCCCACCGTCGCCGACTTCCACCGGGTGAACCGGGGCGGCGGCCTCTTCAGCGAGTCGATCAGCCAGTGGCTGGGCGCCGTCTTCGCGCTGGTCGCCCAGCGGCTCGGGCTCCGCCCGACCGCGTTGACCATCACCAACCTGGTGCTCGGGCTGGCCACCTCGGTCACCGTGGTGGCGCTCGCTGGCCCGGTCGCCGCCGGCGACGTACCGGCCTGGGTGGTCGGCCTGCTCGCCCTGGTCGGCTGGCAGGTGGCGTACTCCCTGGACTGCGCCGACGGGCAGCTGGCCCGGGTGACCGGCCAGGGCAGCGCGGCCGGCGCCCGCGTCGACGTGCTCTGCGACGTGGCGGCGCAGATCGCCCTGGTGGCCGCGCTGGCCGCCACCGCCGTGGCGCAGGAGCCGTCGACCCCGACCTGGCTGGTGGCGACGTTCGCGGGCACCTGGATGGTCAACCTGGTCACCTCGGTGATGCAGTCCGGCCCGAACGCGGCCAGCATGGTCACCTCGACCTCGCTGCCGGTTCGCCTGGCGAAGCTGGTCCGCGACTACGGCGCGGTGATCTTCGTGGCCGCCGTGGTGCTGGCCGTGGCCCCCGCGCTGGTCCTCTGGGTGCTGGTCGCGTTCACCATCGTCAACGGCGGCTTCCTACTCGCCAGCATCGCCTTCTCCGCCCGAGCCTCCCTCCGCTAA
- the corA gene encoding magnesium/cobalt transporter CorA — translation MTDRTERDRTASSTTGRVLRPRAWPSPVRAMTRILNADGSPPVPTPTGTGRSGVVDCALYVDGKRQPGDWTYADALAAARREDHGFVWIGLHQPELAEMTAIAETYGLHELAVEDAVKAEQRPKLERFGDVVFLVLRTARYCEHAELTENSEVVETGQVMLFIGPNFVISVRHGDACRLAPIRADLETKQDLLLQGPWAVAYGVTDRVVDLYLEVADQLEDDLDMLEAEVFDRQGHGRIQRIYQMKRELVEFKRAVIPLQRPLMTLTSQVNREVPKEIRRYFRDVQDHLSRTVEQVNSYDDLLNSILQARLAQVTVDQNNDMRKIAAWAGIAAVWTAIAGIYGMNFDNMPELKMTYGYPVVLALMLGVSLALYRWFRRNGWL, via the coding sequence ATGACGGATCGGACAGAGCGGGACCGGACGGCATCGTCGACGACCGGTCGGGTGCTACGCCCTCGGGCGTGGCCGTCCCCGGTCCGGGCGATGACCCGGATCCTCAACGCCGACGGCTCGCCGCCCGTGCCGACCCCCACTGGCACCGGCCGCAGCGGCGTGGTCGACTGCGCGCTCTACGTCGACGGCAAGCGGCAACCCGGCGACTGGACGTACGCGGACGCGCTGGCCGCGGCCCGCCGCGAGGATCACGGCTTCGTCTGGATCGGCCTGCACCAGCCGGAGCTGGCCGAGATGACTGCCATCGCGGAGACCTACGGCCTGCACGAGCTCGCCGTCGAGGACGCGGTGAAGGCCGAGCAGCGCCCCAAGCTGGAGCGGTTCGGCGATGTCGTCTTCCTGGTGCTGCGCACCGCCCGATACTGCGAGCACGCCGAGCTGACCGAGAACTCCGAGGTCGTGGAGACCGGTCAGGTGATGCTCTTCATCGGCCCGAACTTCGTGATCAGCGTCCGGCACGGTGATGCCTGCCGGCTCGCCCCGATCCGCGCCGACCTGGAGACCAAGCAGGATCTGCTGCTCCAGGGCCCGTGGGCGGTGGCGTACGGGGTGACCGACCGGGTGGTCGACCTCTACCTGGAGGTCGCCGACCAGCTCGAGGACGACCTGGACATGCTGGAGGCCGAGGTCTTCGACCGTCAGGGCCATGGGCGGATCCAGCGGATCTACCAGATGAAGCGCGAGCTGGTGGAGTTCAAGCGGGCGGTGATCCCGCTGCAGCGCCCGCTGATGACCCTGACCTCCCAGGTCAACCGGGAGGTGCCCAAGGAGATCCGGCGCTACTTCCGGGACGTGCAGGACCACCTGAGCCGCACCGTGGAGCAGGTCAACTCCTACGACGACCTGCTCAACTCGATCCTCCAGGCGCGGTTGGCGCAGGTCACCGTCGACCAGAACAACGACATGCGCAAGATCGCCGCCTGGGCTGGCATTGCCGCGGTGTGGACCGCCATCGCCGGGATATACGGGATGAACTTCGACAACATGCCCGAGCTGAAGATGACGTACGGCTATCCCGTCGTACTCGCCCTGATGCTCGGCGTCAGCCTGGCTCTCTACCGTTGGTTCCGCCGTAACGGTTGGCTCTGA
- a CDS encoding glycosyltransferase family 4 protein yields the protein MRIVVAHNRYREAQPSGENTIVDSEIAQLTAAGVEVLPFIRSSDEIPSMSKVAKALLPISPIWAPRAQHDLSRLLTEHQPDVLHLHNPYPLLSPWVVRTAHRHGVPVVQTVHNYRQVCSSGIYFRDGVICQDCKGRVLGVPAIKHRCYRDSAAQSALMATTLAVHRGTWRSVDRYIALTSAIADHLRDYGIPDDRIVVKPNSVPDPGRPTPLGDGFLYMARLSPEKGVDLLLDAWRRHPVGALGTLRMAGDGELRPLVEAAAAERPDVVYLGQLDRAGVRAAVEASAVVIAAAMWHDVLPTVIIEAMASGRPVLGTALGGIPYLVGADAPHEPAGTGPAEVASAVAGGGRVPMPTGVTTGTAGWVVAPEPAALAAALPVARAGAAALAGPARLRYEQTFHPDVVTNRLLDIYANLTPTPTRA from the coding sequence GTGAGAATCGTGGTGGCGCACAACCGGTACCGGGAAGCCCAGCCCTCCGGTGAGAACACGATCGTCGATTCGGAGATCGCCCAACTCACCGCCGCTGGCGTCGAGGTGCTGCCCTTCATTCGCAGCTCGGACGAGATCCCGTCGATGTCGAAGGTGGCGAAGGCGCTGCTGCCGATCTCGCCGATCTGGGCTCCGCGCGCCCAGCACGACCTGAGCCGGCTGCTCACCGAGCACCAACCGGACGTTCTGCACCTGCACAACCCGTACCCCCTGTTGTCGCCCTGGGTGGTGCGGACCGCGCACCGCCACGGCGTGCCGGTCGTGCAGACGGTGCACAACTACCGGCAGGTCTGCTCGTCGGGGATCTACTTCCGCGACGGGGTGATCTGCCAGGACTGCAAGGGCCGTGTGCTGGGCGTGCCGGCGATCAAGCACCGCTGCTACCGCGATTCGGCGGCGCAGAGCGCGTTGATGGCGACCACCCTGGCCGTGCACCGGGGCACCTGGCGGTCGGTGGATCGGTACATCGCGCTCACCTCGGCGATCGCCGATCACCTCCGTGACTACGGCATCCCGGACGACCGGATCGTGGTGAAGCCGAACTCCGTGCCCGACCCGGGCCGGCCGACGCCGCTCGGTGACGGGTTCCTCTACATGGCCCGGCTCTCACCGGAGAAGGGCGTCGACCTGCTGCTGGACGCCTGGCGCCGGCACCCGGTCGGTGCGCTGGGCACACTGCGCATGGCGGGCGACGGCGAGCTGCGCCCGCTCGTCGAGGCCGCCGCCGCCGAGCGACCCGACGTGGTCTACCTCGGTCAGCTCGACCGGGCCGGTGTGCGGGCCGCAGTCGAGGCGAGCGCGGTGGTGATCGCCGCCGCCATGTGGCACGACGTGCTCCCGACCGTGATCATCGAGGCGATGGCGAGCGGCCGGCCGGTCCTCGGCACGGCGTTGGGCGGCATCCCGTACCTGGTCGGGGCCGACGCCCCGCACGAGCCCGCCGGCACCGGACCCGCCGAGGTAGCCTCCGCGGTCGCCGGGGGCGGCCGAGTGCCGATGCCGACCGGTGTGACCACCGGGACCGCCGGTTGGGTGGTGGCGCCAGAGCCGGCCGCACTGGCCGCCGCGCTCCCCGTCGCCCGGGCCGGCGCCGCCGCACTCGCCGGGCCGGCTCGGCTCCGCTACGAGCAGACCTTCCACCCAGACGTGGTCACCAACCGCCTACTCGATATCTACGCCAACCTAACCCCCACCCCCACCCGCGCCTAA
- a CDS encoding Fpg/Nei family DNA glycosylase: MPELPEVEALAGYLRQRSVGRRVDRLEIAAISALKTYEPAPTAVTGRAVVDASRHGKFLDVLFEGDLHLVVHLARAGWLHYREAFPATTPLRPGKGPIALRVRLDDGSGFDLTEAGTQKKLAAYLVADLAAVPGVAKLGPDALAADLPTFAERLRGRRGQVKGVLTDQSVLSGVGNAYSDEILHAAKLSPFAITDRLTDAQMATLHAATRQVLGDAVERSLGQRAAELKGEKRSGLKVHARTGLPCPVCGDTVREVSFADSSLQYCPTCQTGGKPLADRRLSRLVR; this comes from the coding sequence GTGCCCGAACTACCGGAGGTTGAGGCGCTCGCGGGTTACCTGCGACAGCGCTCGGTGGGGCGGCGTGTCGATCGGCTGGAGATCGCCGCGATCAGCGCCCTGAAGACGTACGAACCGGCGCCGACCGCGGTCACCGGTCGGGCGGTGGTCGACGCCAGCCGACACGGCAAGTTCCTCGATGTGCTCTTCGAAGGCGACCTGCACCTGGTGGTGCACCTGGCCCGGGCGGGCTGGCTGCACTATCGGGAGGCGTTCCCGGCCACCACCCCGTTGCGTCCCGGTAAGGGCCCGATCGCGCTGCGCGTACGCCTCGATGACGGCTCCGGCTTCGACCTCACCGAGGCCGGCACCCAGAAGAAGTTGGCCGCGTACCTGGTCGCCGACCTGGCGGCGGTGCCCGGGGTGGCCAAGCTGGGTCCGGACGCGCTCGCGGCGGACCTGCCCACCTTCGCCGAGCGACTGCGTGGCCGGCGTGGGCAGGTCAAGGGGGTGCTGACCGACCAGTCGGTGCTGTCGGGGGTGGGTAACGCGTACTCCGACGAGATCCTGCACGCCGCGAAGCTGTCCCCGTTCGCGATCACCGATCGGCTCACCGACGCCCAGATGGCCACGCTGCACGCGGCCACCCGGCAGGTCCTCGGTGACGCGGTCGAGCGGTCCCTCGGTCAGCGGGCCGCCGAACTGAAGGGCGAGAAGCGCTCCGGGTTGAAGGTGCACGCCCGCACCGGGCTGCCCTGCCCGGTGTGTGGCGACACCGTTCGCGAGGTGTCGTTCGCCGATTCCAGCCTTCAGTACTGCCCAACGTGCCAGACGGGCGGAAAGCCGCTCGCTGACCGACGGTTGTCCCGTCTCGTACGGTGA